One window from the genome of Nicotiana sylvestris chromosome 9, ASM39365v2, whole genome shotgun sequence encodes:
- the LOC104223712 gene encoding uncharacterized protein — MVGYDETTVAKTSNTAKAVGYDINHSYHLNTSDSPGMTLVNNVFDGRAKKKFGFINGACKSLDLNSAEYEQWSCVNDMVLSWILNALSKDIADSVIYSKIAKELWVSLEQRFGKSNGAKLYHLQKELSGLVQSNSNIVGYFTKLKQLWDKLDALNVIISCSCVFVCEGKAKLTKSLNDQRLIQFLMGLNDMYAQARRNILMMSSFPSMDIAYSLLWQDENQREIYANAYFISLF; from the exons ATGGTTGGTTATGATGAAACTACAGTTGCAAAAACTAGCAATACTGCTAAGGCAGTCGGATATGACATTAATCATTCCTATCACCTCAATACCTCTGATTCACCTGGTATGACTCTAGTCAACAATGTATTTGATGGAAGAG CCAAGAAGAAGTTTGGGTTCATCAATGGAGCTTGCAAATCTCTTGATCTCAACTCTGCTGAATACGAGCAATGGAGTTGTGTCAACGACATGGTTTTATCTTGGATTCTAAATGCATTGTCAAAAGACATTGCTGACAGTGTCATATACTCAAAGATAGCTAAGGAACTCTGGGTCAGCTTGGAGCAGAGATTTGGCAAATCAAATGGTGCTAAACTTTACCACCTGCAAAAAGAGTTATCAGGTTTAGTACAAAGTAACAGTAACATTGTTGGATACTTCACTAAACTTAAGCAATTGTGGGATAAATTAGATGCATTAAATGTAATCATATCTTGTTCATGTGTCTTTGTGTGTGAGGGAAAAGCAAAGTTAACTAAGTCTTTGAATGATCAAAGATTGATTCAATTTTTGATGGGGTTGAATGATATGTATGCACAAGCTAGAAGAAATATCCTTATGATGAGCTCTTTTCCTAGTATGGATATTGCATACTCACTCCTTTGGCAGGATGAAAATCAAAGGGAAATATATGCAAATGCATACTTCATCTCTTTATTCTGA